One window of the Mycobacterium haemophilum DSM 44634 genome contains the following:
- a CDS encoding helix-turn-helix transcriptional regulator encodes MENDGRDRRDMLTASQVRELTGVPVSTLRDWAAKREHGIQAPGPHHVRLSGRHRRWTRGDVDD; translated from the coding sequence ATGGAGAACGACGGCAGGGACCGCAGGGATATGCTGACCGCAAGTCAGGTGCGTGAACTGACCGGCGTCCCGGTATCGACGTTGCGCGACTGGGCCGCGAAGCGAGAACACGGGATTCAAGCCCCGGGACCCCATCACGTACGGCTGAGCGGTCGCCATCGGCGGTGGACGCGCGGCGATGTCGACGACTAG
- a CDS encoding type IV toxin-antitoxin system AbiEi family antitoxin, translating to MDQIGTDLAVAVERHLTEYGVRVLGGLSALNSAYPESLDLEIDGHPLTITALYLPHLSATAALQAWDTAGAGSPLLVVGPRLHPSSAETLRARGLWYIDGAGNAYLRHQGGLLIDVRGRRSAVSAQPGTLGDGLHSDGPRNPFTPKRAQVVCVLLDAPQLVDAPLREIAESAGVSVGMAKQTMDTLRTTGFLEHLGSRRRLVRTDQLLDLWAAAYPGGLGRANKLLVASGDIHTWSAPDGLAVAVSGEQALPDEIRNPESLMLYVGTPAPGLPADLLIHNRWHRDPHGSIVIRKLFWRNLPDEQPGLAPAALIYADLLASREPRQIEVAHLMRRQDERLSRL from the coding sequence ATGGACCAGATCGGGACTGATCTCGCCGTGGCCGTCGAGCGTCACCTCACCGAATACGGAGTGCGGGTGCTCGGTGGCTTATCAGCATTGAACTCCGCCTATCCCGAATCACTAGACCTTGAGATCGACGGTCACCCCCTCACGATCACTGCCCTCTACCTTCCTCACCTGTCGGCAACGGCAGCACTGCAGGCCTGGGATACCGCCGGCGCCGGTTCGCCGCTGCTTGTGGTGGGCCCGCGTCTGCACCCGTCGAGCGCTGAAACGCTGCGGGCTCGCGGACTCTGGTACATCGACGGAGCTGGGAACGCTTATTTGCGGCACCAGGGTGGACTGCTCATCGACGTGCGCGGCCGACGGTCAGCTGTGTCCGCACAACCGGGCACCCTCGGTGACGGACTGCACAGCGATGGACCGCGTAACCCATTCACCCCCAAGCGCGCGCAGGTTGTCTGCGTACTGCTTGACGCACCGCAACTGGTCGACGCGCCGCTGCGTGAGATCGCCGAGAGTGCCGGCGTCTCAGTCGGTATGGCCAAGCAGACGATGGATACGTTGCGCACTACCGGCTTCCTCGAACACCTCGGCTCCCGCCGCAGGCTGGTGCGCACCGATCAGCTGCTGGACCTGTGGGCGGCTGCCTATCCGGGGGGTCTGGGCCGGGCCAACAAACTCCTGGTCGCCAGCGGTGATATCCACACGTGGTCCGCACCCGACGGACTCGCAGTGGCGGTCAGCGGTGAACAGGCCCTGCCCGACGAAATCCGCAATCCCGAATCACTGATGCTCTACGTCGGCACCCCAGCGCCCGGGCTACCCGCCGACCTGCTTATACACAACCGCTGGCACCGCGACCCACACGGCAGCATCGTGATCCGAAAGCTATTCTGGCGCAACCTACCTGACGAGCAACCGGGGTTGGCTCCCGCGGCCTTGATCTATGCCGACCTCCTTGCCTCGCGCGAGCCGCGCCAGATCGAAGTCGCCCACCTCATGAGAAGGCAGGATGAGCGACTCTCCCGATTATGA
- a CDS encoding copper-translocating P-type ATPase produces the protein MRVQTSGFRFDSVQAVAIEDMVAKVTGVGAVYAYPRTASVVILYSPESCDTAAVLTAIADAQHIPAESVPARAPHSTDARNTGVVRKITGSIRRLLGRSPHDDMPTNTGGGCGSGPASCGQLSPREDNERQRRTWLRRLWLAMPLGLLAMASPMLFGAYPWAGWLAFAAALPVQFVTGWPFLKGAVQQARALTANMDTLIALGTLTAFLYSTYELFAGGPLFFDTAALIIAFVVLGRYFEARATGKASEAISKLLEMGAKEACLLVDGQELLVPVDQVQVGDLVRVRPGEKIPVDGEVTDGRAAVDESMLTGESVPVEKTVGNHVAGATVNTNGVLTVRATAVGADTALAQIVRLVEQAQGGKAPVQRLADRVSAVFVPAVVGVAIATFAGWALLAANPVAGMTAAVAVLIIACPCALGLATPTAVTVGTGRGADMGILVKGGEVLEASKKIDTVVFDKTGTLTRAQMQLTDVIAGKRRQPDHVLRIAAAVEAGSEHPIGAAIVAGARERGLQIPAATAFSNVAGHGVRAEIDAHPVFVGRRKLIDDHNLDLPEHLAEAAAELENQGRTAVFVGRDDHVVGVLAVADTVKDDAAEVVGRLHAMGLHVAMITGDNARTAAAIAQQVGIERVLAEVLPEDKVSAIRALQGDGRVVAMVGDGVNDAPALVQADLGIAIGTGTDVAIEASDIALMSGRLDGVVQAIELSRQTLRTIYQNLGWAFGYNTAAIPLAALGLLNPVIAGAAMGFSSVSVVTNSLRLRRFGRDTQQQPVIDRRPAPALTP, from the coding sequence ATGCGTGTGCAGACCAGTGGGTTTCGCTTCGACTCGGTTCAGGCTGTCGCGATCGAGGATATGGTCGCCAAGGTGACCGGCGTGGGCGCGGTGTATGCCTATCCGCGTACGGCGTCAGTGGTGATCTTGTATTCACCCGAAAGCTGCGACACTGCGGCCGTTTTGACGGCGATCGCCGACGCGCAGCACATCCCCGCAGAATCAGTACCCGCACGTGCCCCCCACTCGACTGATGCCCGCAACACCGGTGTGGTGCGAAAAATCACCGGCAGCATTCGTCGCCTGCTCGGCCGCTCACCGCACGATGACATGCCGACCAACACCGGTGGCGGCTGCGGGTCGGGACCGGCCAGCTGCGGGCAGCTGTCGCCGCGCGAGGACAACGAGCGCCAGCGCCGGACGTGGCTGCGGCGGCTGTGGCTGGCGATGCCGCTAGGGCTGCTGGCGATGGCGTCGCCGATGCTGTTCGGCGCCTATCCGTGGGCGGGGTGGTTGGCCTTCGCCGCGGCGCTACCGGTGCAATTCGTCACCGGGTGGCCGTTCCTCAAGGGGGCCGTACAGCAGGCACGGGCGTTGACCGCCAATATGGACACGCTAATCGCGCTGGGCACGTTGACCGCGTTCCTCTACTCCACCTACGAGTTGTTCGCCGGTGGCCCTTTGTTTTTCGACACCGCCGCGTTGATCATCGCGTTCGTGGTGCTGGGCCGCTATTTCGAGGCTAGGGCCACCGGCAAGGCGTCGGAGGCGATCAGCAAGCTGCTGGAGATGGGCGCCAAGGAAGCCTGCCTGCTCGTCGATGGCCAGGAACTGCTCGTCCCGGTTGACCAAGTGCAAGTCGGAGACTTGGTGCGGGTACGGCCCGGCGAGAAGATCCCGGTCGATGGCGAGGTCACCGATGGGCGCGCCGCCGTCGACGAGTCGATGCTGACCGGCGAGTCCGTCCCCGTCGAAAAAACCGTGGGCAACCATGTCGCCGGGGCCACCGTCAACACCAACGGCGTGCTGACGGTACGCGCCACCGCCGTCGGCGCCGACACCGCGCTGGCCCAAATCGTGCGCCTGGTCGAGCAAGCCCAGGGCGGCAAGGCCCCCGTGCAGCGCTTGGCCGACCGGGTCTCGGCGGTGTTCGTGCCGGCCGTCGTCGGAGTTGCAATTGCGACGTTCGCGGGCTGGGCGCTGCTCGCTGCCAACCCGGTCGCCGGCATGACCGCCGCGGTCGCGGTGCTGATCATCGCCTGCCCCTGCGCCCTGGGCTTGGCCACCCCCACGGCGGTCACGGTCGGCACGGGCCGGGGCGCCGACATGGGCATCCTGGTCAAAGGCGGCGAGGTCTTGGAAGCCTCCAAGAAGATCGACACCGTGGTGTTCGACAAAACCGGCACCCTCACCCGCGCCCAAATGCAGCTCACCGATGTCATTGCCGGCAAGCGCCGCCAGCCCGATCACGTGCTGCGCATCGCCGCCGCGGTCGAGGCGGGCTCCGAACACCCCATCGGCGCGGCCATTGTCGCCGGCGCCCGGGAACGCGGATTGCAGATACCGGCCGCCACCGCGTTCAGCAACGTCGCGGGCCACGGAGTGCGCGCCGAAATCGACGCTCACCCCGTGTTCGTCGGGCGACGCAAACTCATCGACGACCACAACCTGGATCTGCCCGAACACCTTGCCGAAGCCGCTGCCGAACTCGAAAACCAGGGCCGCACAGCGGTGTTCGTCGGGCGCGACGACCACGTTGTGGGTGTGCTCGCAGTGGCCGACACGGTCAAAGACGACGCCGCCGAAGTAGTCGGACGGCTGCACGCGATGGGCCTACACGTCGCCATGATCACCGGCGACAACGCCCGCACCGCGGCTGCGATCGCCCAGCAGGTCGGGATCGAACGAGTGTTGGCCGAGGTGCTACCCGAAGATAAGGTCAGCGCGATCCGGGCACTCCAGGGCGACGGCAGAGTGGTCGCCATGGTGGGCGATGGCGTCAACGACGCGCCTGCACTGGTGCAGGCCGATCTGGGAATCGCGATCGGCACTGGCACCGACGTGGCCATCGAGGCCTCCGACATCGCCCTGATGTCCGGCCGTCTTGACGGCGTCGTGCAGGCGATCGAGCTGTCACGGCAGACCCTACGCACCATCTATCAAAATCTCGGTTGGGCGTTCGGCTACAACACCGCCGCCATCCCTCTTGCCGCACTCGGCTTACTCAACCCCGTCATTGCGGGCGCCGCGATGGGATTCTCATCGGTCAGCGTCGTGACTAATTCGCTACGGCTACGCCGCTTCGGCCGCGACACCCAACAGCAACCGGTCATCGACCGCCGACCTGCACCGGCGTTGACCCCGTGA
- a CDS encoding MFS transporter, translating into MANETTAVAIAVDSRKTSKAAWAILAAMSFGALVAQMFSTVIGPALPTIKADLGLGLSAQTWTITAYSLAFGAALVAGGRLGDLLGEVKMIVIGFIIFGAGLVMSAIAVAGPFMIGGRAIQGIGIGISAPATLSIVVNSIPRARRGFAVGVWGFAHGFGLLVGPLFAAWMMQIASWRWVFWVAVPLTALVIVVTLAATHGYQSVIAAGKYDWLGLILGGTAVTLLVFGLQNSSVSWTSQGTWGSLAAGLILLALFGVVETRTTHPLVDFGLWKQRLFSGGFFAQSAVGLVYIPFLTFVGSLFFINVLGYSPGKASWVIVITTGSCIVFQPSAGRWVDKVGPRLPMTVALTMQAMALAWIGLSFSPDTTLAEMVIPLTLMGIGVGVALPACNTAAMSAVDAERAGMGSGLIQMTFNIPAALGVALVTSVIGTVTASKVAAGLDNRPELRHVAAQYAGAVQDGNLSQANGILAALPNDAAEAIKRAAVSASSVAITTSMLVLAAVAVAGGVFAWVWTRSADEKSTNFRVSA; encoded by the coding sequence ATGGCGAATGAAACCACCGCGGTGGCGATCGCCGTCGACAGCCGGAAAACGAGCAAGGCGGCGTGGGCGATCCTGGCCGCGATGAGCTTCGGCGCCCTCGTCGCGCAAATGTTCAGCACTGTGATCGGCCCAGCGCTGCCCACGATCAAGGCAGACCTCGGTCTTGGCCTGTCCGCACAAACGTGGACAATCACCGCCTACAGCCTGGCGTTTGGTGCTGCGCTCGTCGCGGGCGGACGCCTGGGCGATCTGCTCGGCGAAGTCAAGATGATTGTCATCGGCTTCATCATTTTCGGCGCCGGTCTGGTGATGTCGGCCATCGCCGTGGCCGGCCCGTTCATGATTGGCGGTCGGGCCATCCAAGGCATCGGTATCGGCATTTCCGCCCCGGCCACCTTGTCGATCGTGGTCAATTCCATCCCGAGAGCCCGACGGGGGTTCGCCGTTGGCGTGTGGGGGTTCGCGCACGGATTCGGTTTGCTCGTTGGCCCGTTGTTTGCCGCCTGGATGATGCAGATCGCCAGCTGGCGCTGGGTGTTCTGGGTGGCCGTGCCGCTCACAGCGCTGGTCATTGTCGTCACCCTCGCGGCGACTCACGGATACCAGAGCGTGATAGCTGCGGGGAAGTACGACTGGCTTGGCCTGATTTTGGGCGGCACCGCAGTTACGCTGCTCGTGTTCGGGCTGCAGAACTCGTCGGTGAGCTGGACTTCCCAGGGGACCTGGGGATCCCTAGCGGCGGGCCTCATCCTGCTGGCGCTCTTCGGTGTCGTGGAAACTAGGACCACCCACCCTCTGGTGGACTTCGGCCTGTGGAAACAGCGCCTGTTTTCCGGCGGATTCTTCGCCCAGAGCGCGGTCGGCTTGGTCTACATTCCATTTCTGACGTTTGTCGGGTCGCTGTTCTTCATCAACGTCCTGGGCTACTCGCCGGGTAAGGCCAGCTGGGTCATCGTGATAACGACCGGCAGCTGCATAGTCTTCCAACCATCGGCCGGCCGATGGGTCGACAAGGTCGGCCCCCGCCTCCCTATGACGGTTGCCCTGACGATGCAAGCCATGGCCCTGGCTTGGATCGGGCTTTCCTTCAGCCCAGACACGACGCTAGCGGAAATGGTAATTCCGTTGACACTCATGGGTATTGGCGTGGGCGTCGCGCTTCCAGCATGCAACACTGCGGCCATGTCAGCCGTAGACGCCGAACGTGCCGGGATGGGATCGGGGCTCATCCAGATGACCTTCAATATCCCTGCGGCACTTGGCGTGGCGCTGGTGACGTCGGTGATCGGCACCGTCACCGCATCGAAGGTCGCTGCGGGCCTCGATAATCGACCGGAACTGCGGCATGTGGCTGCGCAGTACGCCGGGGCGGTTCAGGACGGCAATCTCTCGCAGGCCAACGGCATCCTGGCAGCGCTGCCCAACGACGCCGCCGAAGCCATCAAGCGGGCTGCGGTGAGCGCTTCATCGGTGGCAATCACGACCTCGATGTTGGTGCTGGCGGCCGTCGCAGTCGCGGGCGGGGTCTTCGCCTGGGTGTGGACACGATCCGCTGACGAGAAGTCCACCAATTTCCGTGTCAGCGCCTAG
- a CDS encoding GMC family oxidoreductase — MYSEFDEIVVGAGSSGAALTARLATTGRRVLLVEAGPDYPDQSQLPHDLRNGNTPSMVLHDWGFVGFRDDGAELSLPRGRVVGGCSAINSCIALRPQPDDFADWKGWSWPEVLPFLRGLEADADFDGPHHGTVGPLAVRRRNSAEWSAISAALVKAAGAAGFPSTADHNAPDATGVGAVPLNLTTDGQRISVASAYLDAVRARPNLTILPDALVDKVLFAGSRAIGVRLIADGQPRTVHADRVTLCAGTYGTPTILQRSGVGPADLLRALGVAVVADRPGVGSDLADHSQVAIVLLPRPGLCDPADPCAEVVLRYTAPGSAVRNDMQLYALNHVDLKVFAPHLASATPDGWAFMVTSNLMAPRARGTVRAVSTDPAAPPRIEIDYGRDPEDLRRQREGVRLCWELLRQPAFAALTKAIIDMDETTVHSDSALDDFIRRAAVSAHHPTGTARCGPPDDPTAVVDSRCGVYGTEGLRVADASIIPVSPRANTNLVSIMIGERVATWSN, encoded by the coding sequence ATGTATTCTGAGTTCGATGAAATCGTAGTTGGGGCAGGTTCGTCGGGTGCCGCGCTGACCGCTCGCTTGGCTACCACGGGGCGGCGAGTGTTACTGGTGGAAGCTGGTCCGGATTACCCGGATCAGTCACAGCTACCGCATGATCTGCGTAACGGCAACACACCTTCAATGGTGTTGCACGACTGGGGGTTTGTCGGCTTCCGTGACGACGGCGCGGAACTGTCGCTGCCCAGGGGCCGGGTCGTCGGCGGCTGCTCGGCGATCAACAGCTGTATTGCCCTGCGGCCGCAGCCCGATGACTTCGCGGACTGGAAGGGCTGGTCCTGGCCGGAGGTACTGCCGTTCCTTCGCGGCCTGGAGGCCGACGCCGACTTCGACGGCCCACACCACGGCACTGTCGGCCCCTTAGCTGTGCGACGACGCAACTCCGCGGAGTGGTCAGCGATCTCGGCGGCATTGGTAAAGGCTGCTGGCGCCGCCGGATTCCCGTCGACCGCCGACCACAACGCACCAGATGCGACCGGCGTGGGTGCGGTTCCGCTGAACCTCACGACGGACGGACAGCGAATCTCGGTGGCCTCGGCCTATCTGGATGCGGTGCGTGCCAGACCGAATCTGACGATCCTGCCTGACGCGTTGGTGGACAAAGTGCTCTTCGCCGGGTCGCGGGCCATCGGGGTCCGGTTGATTGCCGATGGGCAACCACGAACCGTGCATGCCGACCGGGTCACGCTGTGCGCCGGAACCTACGGCACACCGACGATTCTGCAGCGCTCCGGGGTCGGCCCGGCGGACCTGCTGCGTGCGCTCGGCGTTGCCGTCGTCGCCGACCGACCCGGCGTCGGTTCCGACCTCGCCGATCACTCGCAGGTCGCAATCGTGCTACTGCCACGGCCCGGCCTGTGTGATCCGGCCGACCCATGTGCCGAGGTCGTGCTGCGCTACACAGCACCCGGGTCGGCGGTGCGGAATGACATGCAGCTGTACGCACTCAACCATGTCGACCTGAAGGTTTTTGCGCCGCATTTAGCGAGCGCCACGCCGGACGGTTGGGCCTTCATGGTGACCTCCAACCTGATGGCCCCTCGGGCGCGCGGCACTGTGCGTGCGGTGTCCACCGACCCTGCCGCGCCGCCTCGTATCGAGATCGACTATGGCCGTGATCCGGAGGATCTGCGCCGCCAACGTGAGGGGGTCCGGCTGTGCTGGGAGCTGCTACGGCAGCCGGCATTTGCGGCACTCACCAAGGCGATCATTGATATGGACGAGACCACGGTGCACTCGGACTCGGCGCTAGACGACTTCATTCGGCGGGCGGCGGTCAGCGCCCACCACCCCACGGGCACCGCGCGCTGCGGTCCCCCTGACGACCCCACAGCGGTAGTGGACAGCCGCTGCGGGGTGTATGGCACCGAGGGGCTCCGGGTGGCCGACGCCTCGATCATCCCTGTGTCCCCACGCGCCAATACCAACCTTGTCTCAATCATGATCGGAGAACGGGTAGCGACGTGGTCGAACTGA
- the csoR gene encoding copper-sensing transcriptional repressor CsoR — protein MGDELTAKKHAALNRLKTVRGHLDGIIRMLESDAYCVDVMKQISAVQSSLERANRVMLHNHLETCFSSAVIDGRGQAAIDELIDAVKFTPALTGPQAQLGGAAVGEPRDKEPATAGGLT, from the coding sequence ATGGGCGACGAATTGACGGCCAAAAAGCACGCGGCGCTGAACCGGCTCAAGACGGTTCGGGGTCACCTCGACGGGATCATTCGGATGCTGGAATCCGACGCTTACTGCGTGGACGTGATGAAGCAGATCTCAGCGGTGCAGTCCTCGCTAGAGCGGGCAAACCGGGTGATGTTGCACAACCACCTGGAGACGTGCTTTTCCTCGGCGGTGATCGATGGCCGCGGACAAGCGGCCATCGATGAGCTGATCGATGCCGTCAAGTTCACTCCGGCGCTGACCGGTCCGCAGGCCCAGCTGGGTGGTGCGGCGGTCGGTGAACCTCGCGATAAGGAGCCGGCGACGGCGGGCGGCCTCACGTAA
- a CDS encoding DUF2182 domain-containing protein, which translates to MDADRYLVIGNALPAILFIDGYLAVWTAVGIPAFVASTRLNPVMHSCSWVGRVAGAVALVAGLHQLSPYRLGKHSTPEN; encoded by the coding sequence ATGGACGCGGACCGATATCTGGTTATCGGCAACGCCCTCCCGGCGATCCTGTTTATCGACGGATACCTGGCCGTTTGGACCGCCGTCGGCATTCCAGCCTTTGTCGCGTCGACCCGTCTAAACCCGGTAATGCACAGCTGTTCGTGGGTCGGACGCGTCGCCGGCGCGGTGGCGCTCGTCGCGGGGTTGCATCAGCTCAGCCCGTACCGTCTGGGTAAACACTCAACGCCAGAAAATTGA
- a CDS encoding TIGR04255 family protein has translation MLPWMNGDGVNSTGPVALVTMEIRHPATDSLTESSGRELKHLLADQLPIERQAQDVAWGMAAPGTAPTPTAEHFVRYVNRDNTVAASMKNQAIVVETSAYTNFEAFCEIAMRVVDARAQVSSIVGMERIGLRYVLEIRVPVGVDGRVEWSNWIEEPLLGPQRIAPGGLSLTEWQGAAVYREPQPGKSLILRYGPGYGQALDPNYHLRRVTQAQPGPFFLMDIDSFWTPNGPIPEYDRDALVTTYHDLYAPARTVFQDMLTSRMKDDLLHH, from the coding sequence ATGCTTCCCTGGATGAACGGCGATGGAGTCAACTCAACCGGGCCCGTTGCCCTGGTCACAATGGAGATCCGTCATCCGGCAACTGATTCCCTAACCGAGTCATCCGGCCGGGAGTTGAAGCACCTGCTCGCCGATCAGTTGCCAATCGAACGTCAGGCTCAAGACGTGGCTTGGGGGATGGCGGCCCCCGGCACAGCCCCGACGCCGACCGCGGAACACTTCGTTCGTTATGTCAACCGCGACAACACCGTTGCGGCCTCGATGAAGAACCAAGCAATCGTCGTCGAGACCAGTGCCTACACCAACTTCGAGGCCTTCTGCGAGATTGCCATGCGGGTGGTGGACGCCCGCGCACAGGTCTCATCGATCGTCGGAATGGAACGAATCGGCCTGCGCTACGTGTTAGAGATCCGAGTGCCCGTCGGCGTGGATGGCCGTGTCGAGTGGAGCAACTGGATCGAGGAGCCGCTACTCGGGCCCCAGCGCATCGCTCCTGGTGGTCTGTCCCTCACCGAGTGGCAGGGCGCAGCCGTCTATCGCGAACCGCAGCCAGGCAAATCGCTCATTCTCCGTTACGGCCCGGGCTACGGTCAGGCGCTCGATCCGAATTACCACCTGCGCCGGGTCACGCAGGCCCAACCTGGGCCATTTTTCCTGATGGATATCGACAGCTTCTGGACGCCCAACGGCCCTATCCCGGAGTACGACAGGGATGCGCTGGTTACGACTTATCACGATTTGTACGCGCCAGCTCGTACGGTGTTTCAGGACATGCTCACCAGCCGCATGAAAGATGACCTTCTGCACCACTAG
- a CDS encoding cytidine deaminase produces MSDVDWDTLRKAAVAVRANSYSPYSKFPVGVAGFVDDGRLITGVNVENASYGLALCAECSMISALYGTGGGRLVAVYCVDGNGDPLMPCGRCRQLLYEHGGPELEVMTPKGVQTMAQLLPQAFDPREGTLGNGE; encoded by the coding sequence ATGAGCGACGTGGATTGGGACACGCTGCGGAAGGCCGCGGTCGCGGTCAGAGCGAATTCCTACTCGCCCTACTCGAAGTTCCCGGTCGGGGTAGCCGGGTTCGTCGATGACGGCCGGCTCATTACGGGGGTAAACGTTGAAAACGCTTCATACGGGCTCGCGCTGTGTGCCGAGTGCTCGATGATTTCGGCGTTGTATGGGACCGGCGGCGGCCGACTTGTTGCCGTCTACTGCGTCGACGGCAACGGTGACCCACTGATGCCGTGCGGTCGCTGCCGCCAATTGCTCTACGAACACGGCGGACCCGAACTGGAAGTCATGACCCCGAAAGGCGTGCAGACGATGGCCCAACTCCTTCCCCAAGCATTCGACCCGCGGGAAGGAACGCTCGGCAATGGCGAATGA
- a CDS encoding class I SAM-dependent DNA methyltransferase produces MLDVDQPEFVFATREGYDRTAAYYAERFHHHLDDKPVDLAVVTAFASLILKGKNRCVVDVGCGTGVTTALLADCGVTASGIDVSSNMVSQARRLNPGLRFSVGSMTSLDVADGSVAGVCAWYSIIHVPDEYLAGVFGEFYRVLVPGGLVLLAFQVGDEPRVLTNAFGHEVHLTFMRRQPRQVEDQLAGAGFRVYAKLVRQPDDDGLESTPHAYLIARKL; encoded by the coding sequence ATGCTGGACGTGGATCAGCCCGAATTTGTGTTCGCGACACGGGAAGGCTACGACCGCACAGCTGCTTACTACGCTGAGCGGTTTCACCACCATCTTGATGACAAGCCGGTCGACCTGGCTGTGGTGACCGCATTCGCGTCATTGATCCTGAAGGGCAAGAACAGGTGTGTCGTTGATGTTGGCTGCGGGACCGGAGTAACTACCGCGTTACTGGCCGATTGTGGTGTGACCGCATCCGGGATCGACGTGTCTTCGAATATGGTTTCGCAAGCGCGGCGGCTCAACCCTGGCCTGCGGTTTAGCGTCGGGTCGATGACGTCCCTTGATGTCGCTGATGGCAGCGTCGCTGGCGTTTGCGCGTGGTACTCAATCATTCATGTTCCCGACGAGTACCTGGCGGGCGTGTTCGGCGAGTTTTACCGAGTGCTAGTGCCGGGCGGCCTGGTGCTGTTGGCGTTCCAAGTTGGTGACGAGCCTCGGGTGCTTACCAACGCATTCGGTCACGAGGTGCACTTGACGTTTATGCGTCGTCAGCCTCGGCAGGTCGAAGATCAGTTGGCTGGTGCGGGCTTTCGGGTCTACGCCAAGCTGGTGCGTCAGCCGGACGACGATGGGCTTGAGTCGACTCCCCATGCCTATCTCATCGCGCGAAAGCTCTAG
- a CDS encoding DUF1490 family protein: MALHGFMAKAVPTVVTGAVGVAAYEAVRKGFAKVPLRAATVTVTAWGIRIAREAERKAGESAERARLTTADVIAEAKERLADDIAPATPTE; encoded by the coding sequence TTGGCGTTGCATGGATTTATGGCCAAGGCGGTGCCCACCGTGGTGACCGGTGCGGTTGGGGTTGCGGCCTACGAGGCGGTGCGCAAGGGGTTCGCGAAAGTTCCGCTGCGCGCAGCGACCGTCACCGTCACGGCCTGGGGCATCCGTATTGCCCGCGAGGCCGAACGCAAAGCCGGCGAAAGTGCTGAACGGGCCCGACTCACCACTGCCGATGTGATCGCCGAGGCCAAAGAGCGTCTAGCAGACGACATCGCACCGGCGACACCGACCGAGTGA
- a CDS encoding uridine phosphorylase: MKTENINHAFLDGVLDGSHEDVYYHVGVASADPILDELRDVKAVILAGTGERIIKFADRWSELNGGSQVSPVIAFPKEDRFVTRYTAGVLFASHGMGMASASIALQELMRLVFFLKRGDLKALDQVFWCRVGTSGGVGLPGGTVVVSSEALMADLQPYRLLRGGDGEYWFDGRFPADTHNAIIAANEGIDDLTVVSGRTVSGNEFFLEQFRLDGAVCLETPQTKMAWLRWLDENGVRNIEMEGAMIASYLNHWGFPKFAMICCTLLNRLEGDQVTASPEQLRKFSEDSGAALFNYLKASLLGA; encoded by the coding sequence GTGAAGACCGAGAACATCAACCACGCATTCCTCGATGGTGTCCTCGACGGCAGCCATGAGGATGTCTACTACCACGTCGGAGTAGCGTCCGCCGACCCGATTCTTGATGAGCTCCGCGATGTCAAAGCAGTCATCCTGGCCGGCACTGGGGAGCGCATCATCAAGTTCGCTGACCGTTGGAGCGAGCTCAACGGCGGGTCTCAGGTCTCCCCGGTCATCGCCTTCCCCAAAGAGGACCGGTTCGTCACCAGGTACACCGCCGGCGTGCTCTTCGCCTCCCACGGCATGGGCATGGCCAGTGCCTCGATCGCGCTGCAGGAGCTCATGCGCCTGGTGTTCTTCCTCAAGCGCGGCGACCTCAAGGCCTTGGATCAGGTGTTCTGGTGCCGGGTCGGCACCAGCGGCGGTGTCGGACTGCCCGGCGGAACCGTGGTGGTGTCATCCGAGGCCCTGATGGCTGATCTCCAGCCTTACCGACTGCTCAGGGGCGGCGACGGTGAGTACTGGTTCGATGGGCGCTTCCCCGCCGATACCCACAACGCCATCATCGCCGCCAACGAAGGCATCGATGACCTGACGGTGGTGTCCGGCAGGACGGTCAGCGGCAACGAATTTTTCCTCGAACAGTTCCGTCTCGACGGCGCGGTATGCCTCGAGACACCGCAGACAAAGATGGCGTGGCTGCGGTGGCTCGACGAGAACGGTGTGCGCAACATCGAGATGGAGGGCGCCATGATCGCGAGCTACCTCAATCACTGGGGCTTCCCGAAATTCGCGATGATCTGCTGCACGCTGCTCAACCGGCTCGAAGGTGACCAAGTAACGGCCTCGCCTGAACAGCTACGCAAGTTCAGTGAAGATTCAGGGGCGGCGTTGTTCAACTACCTCAAGGCCAGCCTGCTGGGTGCCTGA